The Castanea sativa cultivar Marrone di Chiusa Pesio chromosome 11, ASM4071231v1 genome contains a region encoding:
- the LOC142615425 gene encoding wall-associated receptor kinase-like 10 translates to MNAFVKAVGLVNSSCSQSCGNVSIPYPFGIEPGCYISDSYRIDCNHSFSPPKPMFTTFTQFEVLDISLDGTLRVNYPRFFSCSNGTKTKPFDSLAARSLVFSQSRNRFIAIGCDNFASLNDAEDVVICGCMSVCDNKAINRGNGCNGINCCQTTIPSDLQDFSLSLKPIDPNHPSSTCKYAFIVEQMWFETNLTSPSDIQNMSHVPVVLEWLIDSTLSSLVLGNSFSREYDDINSTYSCATHSSSLGSQKALTCSCKPGFEGNPYFPDPQVPERCTDIDECIGSPCSSSSFHCVNTIGSYQCLIIEPPRTKTYAIAIVISTCLGLLFLLIGGWWSYKVIMKRKNIKRKEKFFKRNGGLLLQQQLSSGEANVEKTKLFNSKDLEKATDHFNVNRILGQGGQGTVYKGMLVDGKIVAVKKSKVIDEEKQLEEFINEVVILSQINHRNVVKLLGCCLETEVPLLVYEFIPNGTLSQYLHVQNEEFPSTWDMRLRIATEVAGALFYLHSAASLPIYHRDIKSTNILLDDKYRAKIADFGTSRSIAIDQTHLTTVVQGTFGYLDPEYFQSSQFTEKSDVYSFGVVLVELLTGEKAISSTRTPEIKSLATYFIHAMEENNFLDIIDAQVMKDSKKEEIIAVANLAKMCLNLSGKKRPTMKEVAMQLEAIQTLRTTPNVQQNYEEVENVRSEMYEQWDVISTSTMSGADSGVASSSDAHPLLSF, encoded by the exons ATGAATGCATTTGTAAAAGCAGTGGGTTTGGTAAACAGTTCATGTAGTCAATCATGTGGGAACGTTAGCATTCCATACCCTTTTGGAATAGAACCAGGTTGCTACATTTCCGATTCGTATCGGATAGATTGCAATCACAGTTTCAGTCCTCCCAAACCTATGTTTACTACCTTCACCCAGTTCGAAGTGCTGGACATTTCATTAGACGGCACACTTCGCGTCAACTATCCAAGGTTTTTTAGTTGTTCTAATGGTACAAAGACCAAACCATTTGACAGCTTAGCAGCAAGAAGTCTTGTCTTCTCCCAATCCAGAAACAGATTCATTGCCATTGGTTGCGACAATTTTGCGTCATTGAACGATGCAGAAGATGTCGTTATTTGTGGGTGCATGTCCGTTTGTGATAACAAAGCCATAAATAGAGGCAATGGTTGCAATGGCATCAACTGCTGCCAAACCACCATCCCTTCAGATCTCCAGGACTTTTCTTTATCTCTAAAGCCAATAGACCCTAATCACCCATCTTCAACTTGCAAGTATGCATTCATAGTAGAACAGATGTGGTTCGAGACCAATTTAACAAGCCCCTCTGACATCCAAAATATGTCCCACGTTCCTGTGGTATTGGAATGGCTCATCGATTCAACATTATCTTCTCTTGTATTGGGAAATAGCTTCTCACGTGAATATGATGATATTAACTCAACCTATAGTTGTGCTACTCATTCTTCATCACTGGGTTCTCAGAAAGCTTTAACATGTTCTTGCAAACCAGGCTTTGAAGGAAATCCCTATTTTCCTGATCCTCAAGTACCTGAACGATGTACAG ATATTGACGAATGCATAGGTAGTCCATGTAGCTCTTCGAGCTTCCACTGTGTAAATACTATAGGTTCATACCAATGTTTAATCATCGAGCCTCCTCGGACAAAGACCTATGCGATTGCAATAG TTATTAGCACATGCCTTGGGCTACTATTTTTGCTAATTGGTGGATGGTGGTCCTACAAAGTGATAATGAAAAGGAAGAACATTAAACGTAAGGAGAAGTTCTTCAAACGAAATGGTGGCTTATTGTTACAACAACAGTTATCTTCAGGAGAAGCCAATGTTGAGAAAACCAAATTGTTTAATTCAAAGGATCTGGAAAAGGCCACTGACCATTTTAATGTGAATAGAATACTTGGTCAAGGAGGACAAGGCACTGTTTATAAAGGCATGTTAGTAGATGGGAAAATCGTTGCCGTAAAGAAGTCCAAGGTAATTGATGAAgaaaaacaacttgaagaatTCATTAATGAAGTTGTCATTCTTTCACAAATTAACCATAGGAATGTTGTTAAACTTCTTGGTTGTTGTTTGGAGACAGAAGTTCCTTTGCTAGTTTATGAATTCATTCCTAATGGAACCCTATCCCAATATCTTCATGTCCAAAATGAGGAGTTTCCTTCAACATGGGATATGCGTTTACGAATTGCCACAGAAGTTGCAGGAGCTCTTTTCTACTTACACTCAGCAGCTTCCTTGCCCATTTACCACCGAGACATTAAGAGTACAAACATACTCTTAGATGATAAGTACAGAGCAAAAATAGCAGACTTTGGGACTTCAAGATCCATTGCCATTGATCAAACTCACTTAACCACTGTAGTACAGGGCACTTTTGGATACTTGGACCCCGAGTATTTCCAATCAAGTCAGTTTACAGAAAAGAGTGACGTTTACAGTTTTGGTGTTGTCCTCGTTGAGCTTTTAACTGGAGAAAAAGCAATCTCTTCTACAAGGACACCAGAAATCAAAAGTTTAGCCACATATTTCATTCATGCAATGgaagaaaacaattttcttgaTATTATTGATGCTCAAGTTATGAAGGattctaaaaaagaagaaatcatAGCAGTTGCAAACCTTGCGAAAATGTGCCTAAACTTGAGTGGGAAGAAACGACCTACAATGAAAGAAGTTGCAATGCAATTGGAGGCAATTCAAACGTTGCGAACAACTCCTAATGTTCAACAAAATTATGAAGAGGTTGAAAATGTTAGAAGTGAAATGTACGAGCAATGGGATGTCATTTCTACATCAACAATGTCAGGTGCAGACAGTGGTGTAGCCTCATCTTCAGATGCTCACCCATTGTTATCTTTTTAA